DNA sequence from the Paenibacillus azoreducens genome:
GCTATTTCATTATTAACTATCTTTTCTTTATTTTTATAACGATTTAAAAATTTATCACCATATTCCTCATAATCGTGTAAAGTAATAATGTCTGAAATCGTATGCTCCCATCCATCATTTACGATAACAGGTCGCATACTATCCATAGCTTTAGTAAGATAATAGATTCCTTCTGTAAACGTTTGTTGTTTACGATCCGTATAAATATTTTTAATACCCCAAGATTCATTAAAAGGCGTCCATGTAATGACACTCGGATGATTATAATGCTGTTTAACAACCTCTATCCATTCTTCTGTGAAATTTTGAATAGCCTCATCTGAAAATTCATATGTTGCAGCCATTTCAGACCAAACAAGTAATCCTTTTTGATCCGCCCAGTATAGAAAACGTTGATCCTCCACTTTCATATGTTTTCTTACACCATTGAAACCCATCTCTAACGTTCTATCTATATCCTCAATAATTGCTTCATCAGAAGGGGGCGTTAAATGTGATTCCCTCCAATACCCTTGATCTAAAATAAGTTTTTGATAGATTGGAATGTTATTTAGCAATACATTTCCGTTTTCAATAGAAATTTTTCTCATTCCAAAATATGACTTTACACTATCTACTTCTATTCCATTCATATATAAAGTAAATTCAATATCATATAAATTTGGGGATTGAGGACTCCAATGGAGGACTCTCCAATGATGAAATTCACTCGCAATATTCGTAATAATAGTCTGTACTGGACGACTTACGGTGAGTTCGAACGATTTTACTTGCTCACCTTTAAATGATATTGACGTCTCTAACACCAAGGACTGATTCGTGTCACCTGAAACCTCATACACAAGCTCAACTGATTCTTTATCAATATCAGGTGTTATTTTGACCGTTTCAATATGTGCTTCATTTAAAAATTCAAGCCATACAGTTTGCCATATTCCAGTTGTTTGAACATACCAGCATTCATAGCTATTTTCCAACCATCTTTGTTTTCCTCTTGG
Encoded proteins:
- a CDS encoding glycoside hydrolase family 2 protein; translation: MEKSIPRKEYPRPQFERKQWMNLNGEWNFKFDQEDRGEKEKWYLDPHFDKKIIVPFTYETKASGIGEEVFCPNVWYQKSITIPSEYEKKKMILHFQAADYITKVWVNGTFVGKKKGGQIAFSFNITDYLGEKNELNIVVKIEDSQSCFQPRGKQRWLENSYECWYVQTTGIWQTVWLEFLNEAHIETVKITPDIDKESVELVYEVSGDTNQSLVLETSISFKGEQVKSFELTVSRPVQTIITNIASEFHHWRVLHWSPQSPNLYDIEFTLYMNGIEVDSVKSYFGMRKISIENGNVLLNNIPIYQKLILDQGYWRESHLTPPSDEAIIEDIDRTLEMGFNGVRKHMKVEDQRFLYWADQKGLLVWSEMAATYEFSDEAIQNFTEEWIEVVKQHYNHPSVITWTPFNESWGIKNIYTDRKQQTFTEGIYYLTKAMDSMRPVIVNDGWEHTISDIITLHDYEEYGDKFLNRYKNKEKIVNNEIAFNHSKHAMAQGYKYNGQPIIISEYGGIAFDSEKGWGYGNQVKSEVDFLHRYESITQGIKNTPYITGFCYTQLTDVQQEINGLLNEDRVPKVDLKEIRTINNK